One Lacunisphaera limnophila DNA window includes the following coding sequences:
- a CDS encoding zinc ribbon domain-containing protein — protein MSTSYQIAGKQVHCAHCGQTEFESRKVLLNTRGATFFNFDWLNKGATALTCQHCSRIEWFAQEPQAGGGVRADALR, from the coding sequence ATGAGTACTTCCTATCAGATAGCCGGCAAGCAGGTGCACTGTGCGCACTGCGGCCAGACCGAGTTCGAAAGCCGCAAGGTCCTGTTGAACACCCGCGGCGCCACGTTCTTCAATTTCGACTGGCTGAACAAGGGGGCCACGGCGCTGACCTGTCAGCATTGCAGCCGCATCGAGTGGTTCGCGCAAGAACCGCAGGCCGGGGGCGGGGTGCGGGCGGACGCCTTGCGCTGA
- a CDS encoding aldo/keto reductase: MPRLPIAPSGPEFSRLVYGTWRLLDDGASAQDINRRLQRCLELGITTIDTAEIYGLYRVEELLGRALALTPGLRDRLELVTKAGIYIPHAGDPTRTVACYDASGARLKQSLETSLRLLGTDRVDLFLVHRPDWLTGIDDTAQGLTELRRTGLTRSVGVSNYSAAQFAALNSRLEQPLVTNQLEFHLLHMDPIHDGTFDQCQQLGVRPMAWSPLAGGRLFSPGNEAAVRLGRAAAALADKYDGATLEQLAYAWILAHPSRPLPVIGTNKVERIESAAKAAAIELSREDWFALWVAARGHGIP, encoded by the coding sequence ATGCCCCGACTGCCAATCGCACCCTCCGGACCTGAATTTTCCCGCCTCGTGTACGGCACCTGGCGCCTGCTGGATGACGGCGCGTCGGCGCAGGATATCAACCGCCGGCTCCAGCGTTGCCTTGAGCTAGGGATTACCACGATCGACACGGCCGAGATCTACGGCCTGTACCGCGTGGAAGAATTGCTGGGGCGCGCCCTGGCGCTGACGCCGGGCCTGCGGGACCGGTTGGAACTGGTGACCAAGGCCGGCATCTACATCCCGCATGCCGGCGATCCCACCCGCACCGTGGCCTGCTACGACGCGAGCGGGGCCCGGTTGAAGCAGAGCCTGGAGACCTCGCTGCGGCTGCTCGGCACCGACCGGGTGGATTTGTTTCTCGTGCACCGGCCGGACTGGCTGACGGGTATCGATGACACGGCGCAAGGCCTTACCGAACTCCGGCGCACCGGCCTGACGCGCAGCGTGGGCGTGTCGAACTACAGCGCCGCGCAATTTGCCGCGCTGAACAGCCGGCTGGAGCAGCCGCTGGTGACGAACCAGCTGGAGTTCCACCTGCTGCACATGGATCCGATTCACGATGGGACCTTCGACCAGTGCCAGCAGCTGGGTGTCCGGCCCATGGCCTGGAGCCCGCTCGCGGGCGGCCGGCTTTTCTCCCCCGGCAACGAGGCGGCGGTGCGCCTGGGCCGCGCGGCCGCCGCGCTGGCGGACAAATATGACGGCGCGACGCTCGAGCAACTCGCGTATGCCTGGATCCTCGCTCATCCCAGCCGGCCGCTCCCGGTGATCGGCACGAACAAGGTGGAACGGATCGAGAGCGCGGCGAAGGCCGCAGCGATCGAGCTGAGCCGCGAGGACTGGTTTGCGCTGTGGGTCGCGGCCCGCGGTCACGGCATTCCGTGA
- a CDS encoding YkgJ family cysteine cluster protein — translation MDLHPDLPACAGCGRCCHLVVELRPGDVVPEQLVAEHAGVRCMDQRGNGACVALDPVTLLCTIYETRPQTCRDFHRGETLCRRILGR, via the coding sequence ATCGACCTCCACCCCGACCTCCCCGCCTGCGCCGGCTGCGGCCGCTGCTGCCACCTCGTGGTCGAGCTGCGGCCCGGCGATGTGGTCCCCGAACAGCTCGTCGCCGAGCACGCGGGCGTGCGCTGCATGGACCAGCGCGGCAACGGCGCCTGCGTCGCCCTCGATCCGGTCACGCTGCTCTGCACGATCTACGAGACGCGGCCGCAAACCTGCCGCGACTTCCATCGCGGCGAAACGCTTTGCCGCCGGATCCTCGGCCGCTAG
- a CDS encoding 3-keto-disaccharide hydrolase, producing the protein MKPIASAACAALVLFAGAALPAADTLPLFNGRDLSGWHIDVPAMDKDPATPSPFLVRDGHLVSLAKPGGHIITDATHANYRLTVEYRFAGVPGNCGVLVHVSTPRALYGMFPRSIEAQLMHENAGDFWCIALDITTPDMETRRGPKADWGVDGKKLRRIRNLTDNSEKPPGEWNTLVIECLADQVKVWVNGDLVNHGYACQATSGQIALQAEGSEVEFRRVDLTPITTLTD; encoded by the coding sequence ATGAAACCGATCGCCTCCGCCGCCTGCGCGGCCCTCGTGTTGTTCGCCGGAGCCGCGCTGCCGGCCGCCGACACCCTCCCGCTCTTCAACGGCCGGGACCTCTCCGGCTGGCACATCGACGTCCCGGCCATGGACAAGGACCCCGCGACCCCGAGCCCGTTCCTCGTGCGCGACGGCCACCTCGTCAGCCTCGCGAAACCCGGCGGACACATCATCACCGACGCCACCCACGCCAACTACCGGCTCACGGTGGAATACCGATTTGCCGGCGTGCCCGGCAATTGCGGGGTCCTCGTGCACGTCTCGACCCCGCGCGCCCTCTACGGCATGTTCCCCCGTTCCATCGAGGCCCAGCTCATGCATGAAAATGCAGGCGACTTCTGGTGCATCGCCCTGGACATCACCACGCCCGACATGGAGACCCGCCGTGGCCCGAAGGCAGACTGGGGCGTCGACGGCAAGAAGCTCCGGCGCATCCGCAACCTGACCGATAATTCCGAAAAGCCCCCGGGCGAATGGAACACCCTCGTGATCGAGTGCCTCGCGGATCAGGTCAAGGTCTGGGTCAATGGTGACCTTGTGAACCACGGTTACGCCTGCCAGGCCACCAGCGGTCAAATCGCCCTCCAGGCCGAGGGCTCCGAGGTCGAGTTCCGCCGGGTCGACCTCACGCCGATCACCACCCTGACCGACTGA
- a CDS encoding glutaredoxin family protein yields the protein MPPELPLLYIKTGCPWCSEVSGFLAEHGIGFRELNVSDDAAAFNAMEHVSGQSKAPVLDWHGRVLADFGVEELKPFLHAQNVSFEDS from the coding sequence ATGCCACCCGAACTTCCCCTCCTCTATATCAAGACCGGCTGCCCCTGGTGCAGCGAGGTCAGCGGCTTCCTCGCCGAACACGGCATCGGTTTCCGCGAGCTCAACGTTTCGGACGACGCGGCCGCCTTCAACGCCATGGAACACGTTTCCGGCCAGTCCAAGGCCCCGGTGCTCGACTGGCACGGCCGGGTCCTGGCCGACTTTGGGGTCGAGGAACTGAAACCTTTCCTCCACGCCCAAAACGTCTCGTTCGAGGACAGCTGA
- a CDS encoding acyl-CoA thioesterase: MEPPSFTITRRVEFHETDAAGLMHFSNFYRWMEVCEHEWFRAHGLPMMTASPDGLNRGWPRRDSTCTHLRPLRCGDVVRVRATLAECGENTLTFAFLFEKDRAGRWTEVAHGRMTTVHVRQDSSGRMEAEPVPAAVRAALAPA; the protein is encoded by the coding sequence ATGGAACCGCCCTCGTTCACGATCACCCGCCGCGTTGAATTTCATGAGACCGACGCCGCCGGCCTCATGCATTTTTCCAATTTCTACCGCTGGATGGAAGTGTGCGAACACGAGTGGTTCCGCGCCCACGGCCTCCCGATGATGACGGCCTCGCCCGACGGCCTGAACCGCGGCTGGCCGCGCCGCGACTCCACCTGCACCCACCTCCGCCCGCTGCGCTGCGGCGACGTGGTGCGCGTGCGCGCCACCCTCGCCGAGTGCGGCGAGAACACCCTCACGTTCGCCTTCCTCTTCGAGAAGGACCGCGCCGGCCGCTGGACCGAGGTCGCCCATGGCCGCATGACCACCGTGCACGTGCGCCAGGACTCGTCCGGCCGGATGGAAGCCGAGCCGGTGCCCGCCGCCGTGCGCGCCGCCCTCGCGCCGGCCTGA
- the rsmH gene encoding 16S rRNA (cytosine(1402)-N(4))-methyltransferase RsmH: MSDTPPDSPAPDPAPRPKRRPRYAGKNPRRFEEKYKEHNPARYADDVAKVLAAGKTPAGMHRPIMVAEILAVLALQPGETAVDCTLGYGGHARELLGRVAPAASPRRGRLVGLDVDPIEHPKTTARLRAAGFGEDVFTAVRSNFAGLPKVLASLGLAGADAILADLGVSSMQIDDPARGFTFKTDGPLDLRLNPSRPPSAADWLARIAQADLAAALTAHADEPHAELLARELVARRAEQPFLRTTELADAIRGILRAHHPRHDPEAADDTVRRVFQALRIAVNDEFGVLDLFLRHLPSCLNSGGRVAILTFHSGEDRRVKQAFRDGVRTGLYTATNEEVARAGPEERRANPRSSSAKLRWAIRA, translated from the coding sequence GTGAGCGACACACCCCCTGATTCCCCCGCCCCCGACCCGGCGCCCCGACCCAAGCGCCGCCCGCGCTATGCGGGCAAGAATCCGCGGCGCTTCGAGGAGAAATACAAGGAGCACAACCCCGCGCGCTACGCCGACGACGTCGCCAAGGTCCTCGCCGCCGGCAAAACCCCCGCCGGCATGCACCGGCCGATCATGGTGGCCGAAATTCTCGCCGTCCTCGCGCTCCAACCCGGCGAGACCGCGGTGGATTGCACTCTCGGCTACGGCGGCCACGCCCGGGAACTGCTGGGCCGCGTAGCGCCGGCCGCGTCGCCCCGCCGCGGGCGCCTGGTCGGCCTCGACGTGGATCCGATCGAACACCCCAAGACCACCGCCCGCCTCCGCGCCGCCGGCTTCGGCGAGGACGTCTTTACCGCCGTCCGTTCCAACTTCGCCGGCCTGCCCAAGGTGCTTGCCTCGCTCGGTCTCGCCGGCGCCGACGCCATCCTGGCCGACCTCGGCGTCTCCTCGATGCAGATCGATGATCCCGCCCGCGGCTTCACCTTCAAGACCGACGGACCGCTCGACCTGCGGCTGAATCCCTCGCGCCCGCCCTCCGCGGCCGACTGGTTGGCCCGTATCGCCCAAGCCGATCTCGCCGCCGCCCTCACCGCCCACGCCGACGAGCCCCACGCGGAACTCCTCGCGCGCGAACTCGTCGCCCGCCGCGCGGAACAGCCTTTCCTCCGCACCACGGAACTCGCCGACGCCATCCGCGGCATCCTGCGCGCCCACCACCCCCGCCATGATCCCGAGGCGGCCGACGACACCGTGCGCCGCGTCTTTCAGGCCCTGCGCATCGCGGTGAACGACGAGTTCGGCGTGCTGGATCTTTTCCTCCGCCACCTGCCCTCCTGTCTGAATTCCGGCGGCCGCGTGGCCATTCTCACCTTCCACTCCGGCGAGGACCGGCGCGTCAAACAGGCTTTCCGCGATGGCGTGCGCACCGGTCTCTACACCGCCACCAACGAGGAAGTCGCCCGCGCCGGCCCGGAGGAGCGCCGCGCCAATCCGCGCAGCAGCTCCGCCAAGCTCCGCTGGGCCATCCGCGCCTGA